A region from the uncultured Holophaga sp. genome encodes:
- a CDS encoding response regulator, with protein MHLRPILLVEDNPQDEMLTLRALEKARIANPIEVARDGQQALDRLLDPSAPLPCVVLLDLGLPRIGGIEVLTRVREESRTRLLPVAILTSSDEEQDRLRCWEGGANSFVRKPVDFAEFAETVSRVGTYWALVNEPPQLPEDGS; from the coding sequence ATGCACTTGAGACCCATCCTGCTGGTGGAGGACAACCCCCAAGACGAGATGCTGACCCTCCGGGCCCTTGAGAAGGCCAGGATCGCCAATCCCATTGAGGTGGCCAGGGACGGCCAGCAGGCCCTGGACCGACTCCTGGATCCATCGGCCCCGCTCCCCTGCGTGGTCCTTCTGGACCTCGGGCTGCCGCGGATCGGAGGCATCGAGGTCCTGACCCGGGTCCGGGAGGAGTCCCGGACCCGCCTCCTGCCGGTGGCCATCCTGACCTCCTCGGATGAGGAGCAGGACCGGCTCCGCTGCTGGGAGGGTGGTGCCAACAGCTTCGTCCGCAAGCCAGTGGACTTTGCGGAGTTCGCTGAGACCGTGTCAAGGGTGGGCACCTACTGGGCCCTGGTCAACGAGCCGCCTCAGCTTCCGGAGGACGGATCATGA
- a CDS encoding PAS domain S-box protein produces the protein MRNPAPRSRTLLALAMPLIALGAQSLFWPWIRPLSWLLFYPAVLTSAWLGGLLTGLYATLLSTALGYAFFVPHAQGLHAEGSLISTITFCIMGILFSLSQEQLYRIQVRTASDLKQSKTHLQLLIDHAPASMAMFDREMRYLAVSHRWMEDFALGDQNLIGRSHYEVFPDIPERWKAIHRRALAGETLTADRDAFVRSDGRTYWLKWRVMPWRDAIGGIGGLVFFSEDISEQVRSQEALQESEARLQVFIDHAPAAMAMFDREMRYLAVSRRWLEDFGLAGCDIRGKCHYDIFPEIPERWREIHRRGQAGETLRAERDPFVRADGHTQWLKWEVLPWRAPGEPIGGIVFFSEDITEHVLIQDTLQESEQRYRSIFQDNQSVMLILDPADGRIVDANPAAAAFYGWTVDQLRTMRIFQINTLPPEDASLAMARSIEGVQRRFVFRHRRADGSVRDVEAFSGPLPLLGRTLVCTVVHDVTERMEAERALKESQEKLSAALESIQDAVCITDGTGQVMEYNSAFPAFHRFTSAEECSHALADYPLRFLVTELDGTPVPLESWPVPRAIRGEVATNALYRLTRTDLGVSWIGSYSYAPIHNSRGEVESAVVVGRDVSESFRLSAEIQRMNQTLEHRVRERTAELETANEELSSFAYAVSHDLRAPLRAMIGFSQALREDLGPRLQGTEQVYLEQVVQASQRMSDLIDGILLLSRLSRSELNRQWVDLSTIAGSLREGLEIAEPGRSVTWEIQPGLRAWGDPKLLTDVLRNLLGNAWKYTGRAPGARITLKGDDQTFTVADNGAGFDMTYATKLFQIFQRLHRQDEFPGLGIGLATVQRIINRHGGRIKAQAAPGRGAAFTVTLPRPQEARPCT, from the coding sequence ATGCGAAACCCAGCGCCCAGATCCCGCACCCTGCTGGCCCTGGCCATGCCCCTGATCGCCCTGGGGGCCCAGAGCCTCTTCTGGCCCTGGATCCGTCCACTGTCCTGGCTCCTCTTCTACCCCGCCGTCCTGACCAGTGCCTGGCTGGGAGGACTGCTCACAGGCCTGTATGCCACCCTCCTGAGCACAGCCCTGGGCTATGCCTTCTTCGTACCCCATGCCCAGGGACTCCATGCCGAGGGCTCCCTCATCTCCACGATCACCTTCTGCATCATGGGGATCCTCTTCAGCCTGAGCCAGGAACAGCTCTACCGGATCCAGGTCCGGACGGCCTCGGATCTGAAGCAGAGCAAGACCCACCTCCAGCTCCTCATCGACCACGCCCCGGCCTCCATGGCCATGTTCGACCGGGAGATGCGCTACCTGGCCGTGAGCCACCGCTGGATGGAAGACTTCGCCCTGGGAGACCAGAACCTGATCGGGCGCTCCCACTACGAGGTCTTCCCGGATATTCCTGAACGGTGGAAGGCGATCCATCGCCGGGCGCTTGCCGGTGAGACCCTCACGGCGGACCGGGATGCATTCGTCCGTAGCGATGGACGCACGTACTGGCTCAAGTGGCGGGTCATGCCCTGGCGGGATGCCATCGGAGGCATTGGCGGCCTGGTCTTCTTCTCCGAGGACATTTCGGAACAGGTACGATCCCAGGAGGCCCTTCAGGAGAGCGAGGCCCGGCTCCAGGTCTTCATCGATCACGCCCCGGCTGCCATGGCCATGTTCGACCGGGAAATGCGCTACCTAGCCGTCAGCCGCCGCTGGTTGGAGGACTTTGGCCTTGCTGGATGCGATATCCGGGGCAAGTGCCACTACGACATATTCCCGGAGATCCCTGAGCGGTGGCGGGAGATTCACCGCCGTGGGCAGGCCGGCGAAACGCTGCGAGCCGAGCGAGATCCCTTCGTCCGGGCAGACGGACACACCCAGTGGCTCAAGTGGGAGGTGCTGCCCTGGCGGGCTCCCGGGGAGCCCATCGGGGGCATTGTCTTCTTCTCCGAGGACATCACGGAGCATGTCCTGATCCAGGACACGCTCCAGGAGAGCGAGCAGCGCTACCGCAGTATCTTCCAGGACAATCAGTCCGTCATGCTGATCCTGGACCCGGCGGACGGGCGGATCGTCGATGCCAACCCAGCCGCCGCCGCCTTTTATGGATGGACGGTGGATCAGCTCCGGACGATGCGGATCTTCCAGATCAACACCCTCCCCCCGGAGGACGCGAGCCTGGCCATGGCGCGCTCGATCGAGGGCGTGCAGCGGCGCTTCGTCTTCCGGCACCGCCGGGCCGACGGCAGCGTCCGGGATGTGGAGGCCTTCAGCGGCCCCCTGCCCCTCCTGGGTCGCACCCTGGTCTGCACCGTGGTCCACGATGTGACCGAACGCATGGAGGCCGAACGCGCCCTGAAGGAGAGCCAGGAGAAGCTCAGCGCAGCGCTGGAGAGTATCCAGGACGCCGTCTGCATCACGGATGGGACAGGACAGGTCATGGAATACAACAGCGCCTTCCCCGCCTTCCATCGCTTCACCAGCGCCGAGGAGTGTTCCCATGCCCTGGCGGATTATCCCCTCCGCTTCCTGGTCACCGAACTCGACGGCACCCCTGTCCCCCTGGAGTCCTGGCCCGTCCCCCGCGCCATCCGGGGCGAGGTCGCCACCAACGCCCTCTACCGCCTGACCCGCACCGATCTGGGAGTCTCCTGGATCGGCAGCTACAGCTACGCTCCCATCCACAACAGTCGTGGGGAGGTGGAGAGCGCCGTCGTGGTGGGACGCGATGTGAGCGAATCCTTCCGCCTCTCCGCCGAGATCCAGCGGATGAACCAGACCCTCGAACACCGGGTCCGGGAGCGCACGGCGGAACTGGAGACCGCCAATGAGGAGCTCTCCAGCTTCGCCTATGCGGTCTCCCACGACCTGCGGGCCCCCCTGCGGGCCATGATCGGCTTCAGCCAGGCCCTCCGGGAGGACCTGGGGCCGAGGCTCCAGGGCACAGAACAGGTCTACCTCGAGCAGGTGGTCCAGGCCAGCCAGCGGATGTCGGACTTGATCGACGGGATCCTCCTGCTCAGCCGGCTCAGCCGGAGTGAGCTGAACCGCCAGTGGGTGGACCTCTCAACCATCGCCGGATCCCTGCGGGAGGGCCTGGAGATCGCAGAGCCCGGCCGCAGCGTGACCTGGGAGATACAGCCCGGCCTGCGGGCCTGGGGAGACCCGAAGCTGCTCACCGACGTGCTCCGGAATCTGCTGGGCAACGCCTGGAAATACACGGGACGGGCCCCCGGAGCCCGGATCACCCTGAAGGGCGATGATCAGACCTTCACCGTGGCCGACAATGGGGCCGGCTTCGACATGACGTACGCCACCAAGCTCTTCCAGATCTTCCAGCGCCTCCACCGCCAGGATGAGTTCCCCGGCCTCGGGATCGGCCTGGCCACGGTCCAGCGCATCATCAACCGACACGGCGGCCGCATCAAGGCCCAGGCAGCCCCCGGCCGGGGGGCTGCCTTCACCGTCACCCTGCCCCGACCCCAGGAGGCCCGGCCATGCACTTGA
- the leuS gene encoding leucine--tRNA ligase, whose product MPFDPLQQESRIQSQWLESRAFASPRAAELSAEAKKFYMLVMLPYPSGRIHMGHVRNYTLGDVVARFRRMKGYQVMHPLGWDSFGMPAENAAIKHGIHPAIWTRQNIEEMKAQIKKMGISYDWEREIASFQEDYYRWNQWLFLKMWERGDVFRAHRNVNWCEELGTVLANEQVVDGKDERTGFPVVQKPMEQYFYAISKYSQELLDGHEQLDWPENVKAMQRHWIGRSEGARLSFDLSTGETIQVFTTRLDTLFGVSFMALSTEHPLIEKAAESDPALKAFCDQVAAMSREDRLMSDIKLGHRSALEAIHPFTGEKVPVFAANYVLMDYGTGAVMGVPAHDERDHAFARKYGVGITQVIAPVDGHEVKADECFADHGVLINSGQFTGMSTEEAVKAMVEALGEERAELAITFKLKDWGLSRQRYWGTPIPTVHCPHCGVVPEKAENLPVRLPEDVEFHGRGASPLTTSRAFLDCTCPQCGAAATRETDTMDTFVDSSWYWMRYLDPKNDQAPFAKAESDAWMPVDLYIGGIEHATMHLIYARYFYKVLRDLGMVSGDEPFKKLICQGMVLKDGFKMSKSKGNIVDPDEVIAQYGADALRLFMIFAAPIEKEIDWTGFEGIDGATRFLKRVTRMVEEHTVCAAELPAKDQLSKEEKELLRKLHLMIQRITDDLETRYSFNTLVSGLMELANTLGDLSSEAPHRGPLMQHALSAFVRLMSPAAPHLAEQLWAHLGGEGFCMHASWPEAQSEYMVAEEVTVVVQVNGKVRGRVTLSPGAGDDERRAAALACPEAQPHLAGKEIIKVVIPPGGKLISVVVK is encoded by the coding sequence ATGCCTTTCGATCCCCTTCAGCAGGAATCCCGGATCCAGTCCCAGTGGCTGGAGTCCCGCGCCTTCGCCTCCCCCCGGGCGGCGGAGCTTTCGGCAGAGGCCAAGAAGTTCTACATGCTGGTGATGCTGCCTTACCCCAGTGGGCGCATCCACATGGGGCACGTGCGCAACTACACCCTGGGTGATGTCGTTGCCCGCTTCCGGCGCATGAAGGGCTACCAGGTCATGCACCCCCTGGGCTGGGATTCCTTCGGCATGCCTGCGGAGAATGCCGCCATCAAGCACGGCATCCACCCCGCCATCTGGACCCGCCAGAACATCGAGGAGATGAAGGCCCAGATCAAGAAGATGGGCATCAGCTACGACTGGGAGCGGGAGATCGCCTCCTTCCAGGAGGACTACTACCGCTGGAACCAGTGGCTCTTCCTCAAGATGTGGGAGCGGGGCGATGTCTTCCGGGCCCACCGCAACGTCAACTGGTGTGAGGAACTGGGCACCGTGCTGGCCAATGAGCAGGTGGTGGACGGCAAGGACGAGCGCACCGGCTTCCCCGTGGTGCAGAAGCCCATGGAGCAGTACTTCTACGCCATCTCCAAGTACAGCCAGGAGCTGCTGGACGGCCACGAGCAGCTGGACTGGCCCGAGAACGTCAAGGCCATGCAGCGTCACTGGATCGGCCGCAGCGAGGGGGCCCGCCTGAGCTTCGACCTGAGCACCGGCGAGACCATCCAGGTCTTCACCACCCGCCTCGACACCCTCTTCGGCGTGAGCTTCATGGCCCTCTCCACCGAGCATCCCCTTATCGAGAAGGCCGCCGAGAGCGACCCCGCTCTCAAGGCCTTCTGTGACCAGGTGGCTGCCATGAGCCGCGAAGACCGTCTGATGTCCGACATCAAGCTGGGCCACCGCTCCGCCCTGGAGGCCATCCATCCCTTCACCGGGGAGAAGGTGCCGGTCTTCGCCGCCAACTATGTCCTCATGGACTACGGCACCGGCGCCGTCATGGGCGTGCCCGCCCACGACGAGCGGGACCACGCCTTCGCCAGGAAATACGGCGTCGGCATCACCCAGGTCATCGCCCCCGTGGACGGCCATGAGGTCAAGGCTGACGAGTGCTTCGCGGATCACGGTGTGCTCATCAACAGCGGCCAGTTCACAGGGATGAGCACCGAGGAGGCCGTGAAGGCCATGGTCGAGGCGCTCGGCGAGGAACGCGCCGAGCTGGCCATCACCTTCAAGCTCAAGGACTGGGGCCTCTCCCGCCAGCGCTACTGGGGCACCCCCATTCCCACGGTCCACTGTCCCCACTGCGGCGTGGTGCCCGAGAAGGCCGAGAACCTGCCGGTGCGCCTGCCCGAGGATGTGGAATTCCATGGCCGGGGTGCGAGTCCTCTGACCACCTCCCGGGCCTTCCTCGACTGCACCTGCCCCCAGTGCGGTGCCGCCGCCACTCGTGAGACGGACACCATGGATACCTTTGTGGACTCGTCCTGGTACTGGATGCGCTACCTGGATCCCAAGAACGACCAGGCCCCCTTCGCCAAGGCCGAGTCTGACGCCTGGATGCCCGTGGACCTCTACATCGGCGGCATCGAGCACGCCACCATGCACCTCATCTACGCCCGCTACTTCTACAAGGTCCTGCGGGACCTGGGCATGGTGAGCGGCGACGAGCCCTTCAAGAAGCTCATCTGCCAGGGCATGGTGCTCAAGGACGGCTTCAAGATGTCCAAGTCCAAGGGCAACATTGTGGATCCCGATGAGGTCATCGCCCAGTACGGAGCCGATGCCCTGCGCCTCTTCATGATCTTCGCGGCCCCCATCGAGAAGGAGATCGACTGGACGGGCTTCGAGGGCATCGACGGCGCCACCCGCTTCCTCAAGCGCGTCACCCGCATGGTGGAGGAGCACACCGTCTGCGCTGCCGAGCTGCCTGCCAAGGACCAGCTCAGCAAAGAGGAGAAGGAGCTGCTCCGCAAGCTCCACCTCATGATCCAGCGCATCACCGATGACCTGGAGACCCGCTACTCCTTCAACACCCTGGTCTCGGGCCTGATGGAACTCGCCAACACCCTGGGCGACCTGTCCAGCGAGGCTCCCCACCGGGGACCCCTCATGCAGCACGCCCTCAGCGCCTTCGTACGCCTCATGTCCCCCGCCGCGCCCCACTTGGCGGAGCAGCTCTGGGCCCACTTGGGGGGAGAGGGCTTCTGCATGCACGCCTCCTGGCCTGAGGCCCAGAGCGAGTACATGGTGGCCGAGGAGGTCACGGTGGTGGTCCAGGTCAATGGCAAGGTGCGGGGCCGCGTCACCCTCAGTCCCGGCGCCGGCGATGATGAGCGCCGCGCCGCCGCCCTCGCCTGCCCCGAGGCCCAGCCCCACCTGGCGGGCAAGGAGATCATCAAGGTGGTGATCCCCCCCGGCGGCAAGCTGATCAGCGTGGTGGTGAAGTAG
- a CDS encoding MarR family transcriptional regulator, which yields MRLMGLLKWVSWAMDASLAPVYDGAPLSQAELEMILPLRFAASPTIARRLADHLRVSPAAISKTLARLEKRGLIQRRPSPSNRRAALIHLTEAGRNAIDEVFPRQLAREAELLSRLQTDREALAQGLECLLEALERGRD from the coding sequence ATGCGCCTCATGGGACTGCTCAAGTGGGTCTCCTGGGCCATGGACGCCTCCCTGGCACCAGTCTACGACGGCGCCCCCCTCAGCCAGGCGGAACTGGAGATGATCCTCCCCCTCCGCTTCGCGGCAAGCCCCACCATCGCCCGCAGGCTGGCCGACCACCTGCGGGTCTCCCCGGCCGCCATCAGCAAGACCCTGGCCCGGCTGGAGAAGCGTGGTCTCATCCAGCGCAGGCCCAGCCCCTCCAACCGCCGGGCCGCCTTGATCCATCTCACGGAGGCCGGCCGGAACGCCATTGATGAGGTCTTCCCCCGCCAGCTGGCCCGCGAGGCAGAACTCCTGTCCAGGCTGCAGACGGACCGGGAGGCCCTGGCCCAGGGCTTGGAGTGCCTCCTGGAGGCCCTGGAGCGGGGCCGGGACTGA
- a CDS encoding ABC transporter substrate-binding protein, whose protein sequence is MILNRLLGPSVLSVLLAGGGGGLQARPLQGTAALTLAGTLGSAQAPAGGTRTIRFYGNRSVTVPAQVTRIACGWPAQNAIIAMLGCGDRIVATSTVLRSVPLFQSFVPSIRNAVYCFSSSNGGSWNVQMEELLRSRPQVAFMPESGAGQLSALTGMGIAVVPLRDNSFQAMVERTLITGEILGPEAERRARAYQSYVQANLQRVSRALAGLPRSRRLRVYHSLGADPLATAGAPSLVQDWMDAAGAVNVAEHWMKGMKGGDISLEQLLKADPDVIIAMTPEAAQRMMSDPRWSGLRAVRNHRVYVNPKGMFWWCRETSEEALQVLWVAKTLYPDRFRGLDMAKETRDFYRNFYGCTLTDQQVAGILNPR, encoded by the coding sequence ATGATCCTGAACCGCCTCCTCGGCCCCTCTGTCCTCAGTGTCCTCCTGGCAGGTGGCGGGGGGGGACTGCAGGCGCGTCCTCTCCAGGGCACCGCTGCACTGACTCTGGCCGGGACGCTGGGGAGCGCCCAGGCGCCGGCCGGCGGGACTCGGACGATCCGCTTCTACGGGAACCGCAGCGTCACGGTGCCCGCCCAGGTGACCCGCATCGCCTGCGGCTGGCCCGCCCAGAACGCCATCATCGCCATGCTCGGCTGCGGGGACCGGATCGTGGCCACCAGCACCGTGCTCCGCTCGGTACCGCTCTTCCAGAGCTTCGTGCCCTCCATCCGGAACGCGGTCTACTGCTTCAGCTCCAGCAACGGGGGATCCTGGAATGTCCAGATGGAGGAGCTGCTCCGCTCCCGCCCCCAGGTGGCCTTCATGCCCGAGAGCGGCGCAGGGCAGCTCAGCGCCCTGACGGGCATGGGGATCGCGGTGGTGCCCCTCAGGGACAACTCCTTCCAGGCCATGGTGGAGCGCACCCTCATCACCGGGGAGATCCTGGGGCCGGAGGCTGAGCGCCGGGCGCGGGCCTACCAGAGCTATGTCCAGGCGAACCTGCAGCGGGTCAGCCGGGCTTTGGCCGGGCTGCCCAGGAGCCGGAGGCTGCGGGTCTACCACTCGCTGGGGGCGGATCCCCTGGCCACCGCCGGAGCGCCCTCCCTGGTGCAGGACTGGATGGACGCCGCTGGGGCCGTCAATGTGGCCGAACACTGGATGAAGGGGATGAAGGGCGGGGACATCTCCCTCGAGCAGCTGCTGAAGGCCGATCCGGATGTGATCATCGCCATGACGCCGGAGGCGGCCCAGCGGATGATGAGCGACCCCCGCTGGTCCGGGCTCCGGGCGGTGCGGAACCACAGGGTCTATGTGAACCCCAAGGGGATGTTCTGGTGGTGCCGGGAGACCTCCGAGGAGGCCCTCCAGGTCCTTTGGGTGGCCAAGACCCTCTACCCAGACCGTTTCCGGGGCCTGGACATGGCCAAGGAGACCCGTGACTTCTACCGGAACTTCTACGGCTGCACCCTGACAGATCAGCAGGTGGCGGGCATCCTCAATCCCCGATGA
- a CDS encoding carbonic anhydrase, producing the protein MDRLITVADESQIPEHFRGTPLEELLRYHNLGQTLIPVPEPRILIGMCMDNRKHLRIPDNFAYILRTGGGNLRHSEFKVSYAIGVGGVRTVALLGHTHCGMTDLMSQREAFVSGLVDNAGWDREWAEHHWMNFAPMFEIHNEIDFVLSEAKRIRLRYPKVQVAPLLYRVEDNLLYPLRED; encoded by the coding sequence ATGGACAGACTGATCACCGTCGCTGACGAATCCCAGATCCCTGAGCACTTCCGGGGCACGCCTCTGGAGGAGCTCCTCCGTTACCACAACCTGGGCCAGACCCTGATCCCGGTGCCCGAGCCCCGCATCCTCATCGGGATGTGCATGGACAACCGCAAGCACCTCAGGATCCCCGACAACTTCGCCTACATCCTGCGCACCGGGGGGGGCAACCTCCGCCACAGCGAGTTCAAGGTCTCCTATGCCATCGGGGTGGGAGGCGTCCGCACCGTCGCCCTGCTGGGGCACACTCACTGCGGCATGACCGACCTCATGAGCCAGCGGGAGGCCTTCGTCTCCGGACTGGTGGACAACGCTGGCTGGGACCGGGAGTGGGCGGAGCACCACTGGATGAACTTCGCCCCCATGTTCGAGATCCACAACGAGATCGACTTCGTGCTCTCCGAGGCCAAGCGCATCCGTCTGCGCTACCCCAAGGTCCAGGTGGCCCCCCTGCTCTACCGAGTGGAGGACAACCTGCTCTACCCCCTGCGGGAGGACTGA
- a CDS encoding bacteriohemerythrin, with translation MLAQWNDSYRTGHSVVDGQHQKLFTLVNDLHEAIIHGQGRTFLVNALKTLADYCASHFTTEEKLMDELGYPEAAEHKRLHRELAAQAAEVIEGYSSGRTQLPLKMGQFLNDWLSHHIGEQDKKFIAWVRTQGR, from the coding sequence ATGCTGGCTCAATGGAACGACTCGTACCGGACCGGGCACAGTGTGGTGGATGGGCAGCACCAGAAGCTCTTCACCCTGGTCAATGACCTGCACGAGGCCATCATCCACGGTCAGGGCAGGACCTTCCTGGTCAATGCCCTGAAGACGCTGGCGGACTACTGCGCCAGCCACTTCACGACAGAAGAGAAGCTGATGGACGAACTGGGCTACCCGGAGGCGGCGGAGCACAAGCGGCTCCATCGTGAGTTGGCGGCCCAGGCGGCCGAGGTCATCGAGGGCTACAGCTCGGGACGGACCCAGCTGCCCCTGAAGATGGGGCAGTTCCTGAACGACTGGCTCAGCCACCACATTGGTGAGCAGGACAAGAAGTTCATTGCCTGGGTCCGCACCCAGGGGCGCTGA
- a CDS encoding pitrilysin family protein: MTRIGTALAFTLVSGLVLEAATPPTPAPTGQAQATPVKVATVEGITEYRLANGLRVLLFPDPGKPTITVNITYMVGSRNENYGETGMAHLLEHMVFKGTPHHPDIPKELTEHGTRPNGSTWYDRTNYFETFQASPENLEWALDLEADRMINSWIAIDPEKAAGLLKTEMTVVRNEFEMGENNPMRVLQQRVMEAAYDWHNYGKPTIGARSDIENVDIHRLSAFFRTYYQPDNAVLLVAGRIDEARTLELIQRKFGAIPRPTRVLQKTYTREPVQDGERLTTVRRKGDFQAVMAGYHLPPGSHPDFAPLAVLAQILGDTPTGRLHKSLVDTKEAVSVFAWPFQLQEPSYLLVGAQVRTEAPLDRARQDLLKELEDPSRQSFTQAEVDRARQQLMKEVDLALNDADRVGLALSEYIALGDWRLFFLDRDRVQAVSATDVDRVAKAYLKPANRTLGLFIPEDHPDRAEIPQETDVEAMVKDYKGRAQVTQGEAFDPSPAAIEKRAVRFTTPAGLRTVVIPKKTRGGSVAFTLDLHFGSEATLRGRDDAGSLVPEMLLRGSARLTRAQIADRLDQLKAQLTISGDDEGLTVRGETVAENLPELLRLVTELLREPAFPKAEFDTLREKALSDLEAQRSEPTALGSLLYQKTLSPYPKGHPRYVPDLDEQLQVLKGVELEDLKRFHHDFYGAGAGELAVVGAVDPAALRPLVDELLGTWKSPIPYTRMPRVYRPAQGGHLTRRTPDKANAFFAAGLALPLQETDPDYPALVMGNFMLGGGFLNSRLATRIRQKEGLSYGVGSQLQASPQEAAGAWTAYAIFAPQNAGKLERAFHEELERALKEGFTQEELDAARKGWLQSRQVSRAQDRELASTLASLSESDRTLAFSQGIEDRIRSLTPTEVTAALRKHLDPSRLLVVEAGDFKTAK, from the coding sequence ATGACACGCATCGGCACCGCCCTCGCCTTCACCCTGGTTTCCGGCCTCGTCCTGGAAGCCGCCACGCCGCCGACCCCGGCCCCCACCGGGCAGGCCCAGGCGACACCGGTGAAGGTGGCCACCGTGGAGGGCATCACCGAATACCGCCTCGCCAACGGCCTGCGGGTGCTCCTCTTCCCGGATCCCGGCAAGCCCACCATTACCGTGAACATCACCTACATGGTGGGCAGCCGGAACGAGAACTATGGAGAGACGGGCATGGCCCACCTCCTGGAGCACATGGTCTTCAAGGGCACGCCGCACCACCCCGACATCCCCAAGGAGCTCACGGAGCACGGCACCCGCCCCAACGGCAGCACCTGGTACGACCGCACCAACTACTTCGAGACCTTCCAGGCCAGCCCCGAGAACCTCGAATGGGCCCTGGACCTCGAGGCGGACCGGATGATCAACAGCTGGATCGCCATCGACCCGGAGAAGGCCGCCGGGCTCCTGAAGACGGAGATGACGGTGGTGCGCAACGAGTTCGAGATGGGGGAGAACAACCCCATGCGCGTGCTGCAGCAACGGGTCATGGAGGCGGCCTACGACTGGCACAACTACGGCAAGCCCACCATCGGCGCCCGCAGCGACATCGAGAACGTGGACATCCACCGCCTCTCGGCCTTCTTCCGCACCTACTACCAGCCGGACAACGCCGTACTCCTGGTGGCCGGGCGCATCGACGAGGCCCGGACCCTGGAGCTGATCCAGCGGAAGTTCGGAGCCATCCCCCGCCCCACCCGGGTCCTCCAGAAGACCTATACCCGGGAGCCCGTGCAGGACGGGGAGCGTCTGACCACCGTCCGCCGCAAGGGCGACTTCCAGGCGGTGATGGCCGGCTACCACCTGCCCCCAGGCTCCCACCCGGACTTCGCCCCCTTGGCGGTGCTGGCCCAGATCCTGGGAGACACTCCCACGGGGCGCCTCCACAAGTCCCTGGTGGATACCAAGGAAGCCGTCTCGGTCTTCGCCTGGCCCTTCCAGCTCCAGGAACCCTCCTATCTCCTGGTGGGGGCCCAGGTCCGCACCGAAGCCCCCCTCGACCGGGCCCGCCAGGACCTGCTCAAGGAGCTGGAGGACCCCTCCCGTCAGAGCTTCACCCAGGCCGAGGTGGACCGGGCCCGCCAGCAGCTCATGAAGGAGGTGGACTTGGCTCTCAACGACGCTGACCGGGTGGGTCTTGCCCTCAGCGAGTACATCGCCCTGGGGGACTGGCGGCTCTTCTTCCTGGACCGGGACCGGGTCCAGGCGGTGAGCGCCACCGATGTGGACCGGGTGGCCAAGGCCTATCTCAAGCCCGCCAACCGGACCCTGGGGCTCTTCATCCCCGAGGATCACCCCGACCGTGCCGAGATCCCCCAGGAGACCGACGTGGAGGCCATGGTCAAGGACTACAAGGGCAGGGCCCAGGTGACCCAGGGGGAGGCCTTCGACCCCAGCCCTGCGGCCATCGAGAAGCGGGCCGTGCGCTTCACCACCCCGGCCGGGCTCCGGACCGTGGTCATCCCCAAGAAGACCCGAGGCGGCTCCGTGGCCTTCACCCTGGATCTCCATTTCGGCAGCGAGGCCACGCTGCGGGGTCGGGATGATGCCGGCAGCCTGGTCCCTGAGATGCTCCTCCGGGGCAGCGCCCGCCTCACCCGCGCCCAGATCGCGGACCGGCTGGACCAGCTCAAGGCCCAGCTCACCATCTCCGGAGACGACGAAGGGCTGACCGTGCGGGGCGAGACCGTGGCCGAGAACCTGCCGGAGCTGCTGCGCCTGGTGACGGAGCTCCTGCGGGAGCCCGCCTTCCCCAAGGCCGAGTTCGACACCCTGCGGGAAAAGGCCCTCTCCGACCTGGAGGCCCAGCGCTCCGAGCCCACGGCCCTGGGCAGCCTCCTCTACCAGAAGACCCTGAGCCCCTATCCCAAGGGACACCCCCGCTATGTCCCCGACCTGGATGAACAGCTCCAAGTCCTCAAGGGAGTCGAGCTCGAGGACCTGAAGCGCTTCCACCATGACTTCTATGGAGCCGGGGCGGGCGAGCTCGCGGTGGTGGGCGCTGTGGACCCTGCTGCCCTGCGCCCCCTGGTGGACGAGCTTCTGGGCACATGGAAGAGCCCCATCCCCTACACCCGCATGCCCCGGGTCTACCGACCGGCCCAGGGCGGGCATCTCACCCGCAGGACCCCGGACAAGGCCAATGCCTTCTTCGCCGCCGGGCTGGCCCTCCCCCTCCAGGAGACCGATCCCGACTACCCCGCCCTGGTCATGGGCAACTTCATGCTGGGTGGTGGCTTCCTCAACTCCCGTCTGGCCACCCGCATCCGGCAGAAGGAGGGGCTCAGCTACGGGGTCGGCAGCCAGCTCCAGGCCTCGCCCCAGGAGGCGGCAGGCGCCTGGACTGCCTATGCCATCTTCGCGCCCCAGAACGCCGGGAAGCTGGAGAGGGCCTTCCACGAGGAGCTGGAGCGGGCGCTCAAGGAGGGCTTCACCCAGGAGGAGCTGGACGCCGCCCGGAAGGGCTGGCTCCAGTCCCGACAGGTCAGCCGTGCCCAGGATCGGGAGCTCGCCAGCACCCTTGCCAGCCTCAGCGAGTCCGACCGGACCCTGGCCTTCAGCCAGGGCATCGAGGACCGCATCCGCAGCCTGACGCCCACCGAGGTCACGGCGGCACTCAGGAAGCACCTGGACCCCAGCCGCCTGCTGGTGGTGGAGGCCGGCGACTTCAAGACTGCAAAGTGA